A stretch of the Mycobacterium sp. ITM-2016-00317 genome encodes the following:
- a CDS encoding TIGR02611 family protein, whose protein sequence is MSEDTGLRGLTHKWARWRDRLRQRRALDLAYRIAVGIVGLLVLVVGILAIPYPGPGWAIVFLGLAILATEFEWAHRLLRYVRKRYDAVMDWFKEQGLWVQALGALLTFAVVVGTLWLLGALAFVGGLFGIEHSWLDSPIGIGA, encoded by the coding sequence GTGAGCGAAGACACCGGGCTGCGCGGGCTGACCCACAAGTGGGCGCGGTGGCGGGACCGGCTGCGGCAACGCCGCGCCCTCGATCTGGCCTACCGCATCGCCGTCGGCATCGTCGGCCTGCTGGTGCTGGTCGTCGGCATCCTGGCCATCCCGTACCCCGGCCCCGGCTGGGCGATCGTGTTCCTCGGTCTGGCGATCCTGGCCACCGAGTTCGAATGGGCGCACCGGCTGCTGAGGTACGTCCGCAAGCGCTACGACGCGGTGATGGACTGGTTCAAGGAGCAGGGACTGTGGGTGCAGGCCCTCGGCGCGCTGCTCACGTTCGCCGTGGTGGTCGGGACCTTGTGGTTGCTGGGAGCCCTGGCGTTCGTCGGGGGACTGTTCGGGATCGAACACAGCTGGCTGGATAGCCCCATTGGTATCGGGGCGTGA
- the pgsA gene encoding phosphatidylinositol phosphate synthase yields the protein MSDFYLMTRAAYTKLSRPVAKGALKLGLTPDSVTILGTAGSVLAALTLFPMGYLFAGAFAVAFFVLADMLDGAMARQSGGGTRFGAVLDAACDRISDGAVFCGLLWWAVFGLHSTGLAVATMICLVSSQVISYIKARAEASGLNGDGGLIERPERLLIILAGACFSDLPFFPLPWLLDVAMWLLAITSVVTVGQRLHSVRTSAAAMDPLPVRETGDTPKTTDQ from the coding sequence GTGAGCGATTTCTACCTGATGACCCGCGCGGCCTACACGAAGTTGTCACGGCCGGTGGCCAAGGGCGCGCTCAAGCTCGGGCTGACCCCGGACAGTGTCACCATCCTGGGCACCGCCGGCTCGGTGCTGGCCGCGCTGACCCTGTTCCCGATGGGTTATCTCTTCGCCGGCGCGTTCGCTGTCGCGTTCTTCGTGCTGGCCGACATGCTCGACGGGGCGATGGCCCGGCAGAGCGGCGGCGGCACCCGGTTCGGGGCGGTGCTCGACGCCGCGTGCGACCGGATCAGCGACGGGGCGGTGTTCTGCGGGCTGCTGTGGTGGGCGGTGTTCGGGCTGCACAGCACCGGCCTGGCGGTGGCCACCATGATCTGCCTGGTGTCGTCGCAGGTCATCTCCTACATCAAGGCCCGCGCGGAGGCCAGCGGCCTCAACGGCGACGGCGGCCTGATCGAGCGTCCGGAACGCCTGTTGATCATCCTGGCCGGGGCGTGCTTCTCCGATCTGCCGTTCTTCCCGCTGCCGTGGCTGCTCGACGTCGCGATGTGGCTGCTCGCGATCACCAGCGTGGTCACGGTGGGGCAGCGGTTGCACAGCGTACGGACCTCGGCCGCGGCCATGGACCCGCTGCCGGTGCGCGAAACCGGGGACACGCCGAAGACCACCGACCAATGA
- a CDS encoding phosphatidylinositol mannoside acyltransferase — MTEHPAGSGGTGRGLRSLPSAVGGQLADWGYAAGWQLVRAAPEAVARNTFDAGARWAARNGGPEQLRKNLARVTGTTPERVPEDLMRASLASYARYWREAFRLPAMDHADLARRLRVNDIELLWAALDAGRGAVLALPHSGNWDMAGVWLVQNHGTFTTVAERLKPESLYHRFLAYRERLGFEVVPLSGGTRPPFDVLRDRLLGNGVVCLMADRDMTRTGVPVDFFGEPSRLPAGPAKLALTTGAALLPVHCWFEPDDWGMQVYPELDTSSGDVIAITQALADRFATNIAAHPEDWHMMQPQWLADLSDERRARLESYG, encoded by the coding sequence ATGACAGAGCACCCGGCCGGGTCCGGCGGCACTGGACGGGGACTGCGCTCGCTGCCGTCGGCGGTGGGTGGACAGCTGGCTGACTGGGGCTACGCCGCCGGCTGGCAGCTGGTCCGTGCGGCCCCGGAGGCCGTGGCGCGCAACACCTTCGACGCCGGCGCGCGATGGGCGGCCCGCAACGGCGGACCCGAACAGCTGCGCAAGAACCTCGCGCGGGTGACGGGGACGACCCCGGAGCGCGTGCCCGAAGACCTGATGCGCGCCTCACTGGCGTCCTACGCGCGGTACTGGCGCGAGGCGTTCCGGCTGCCGGCGATGGACCACGCGGACCTGGCCCGACGACTGCGCGTCAACGACATCGAGCTGCTGTGGGCGGCACTGGACGCCGGCCGCGGCGCGGTGCTCGCGCTGCCGCACAGCGGCAACTGGGACATGGCCGGGGTGTGGCTGGTGCAGAACCACGGCACGTTCACCACCGTCGCCGAACGGCTCAAGCCTGAGTCGCTCTATCACCGCTTCCTGGCCTACCGCGAGCGCCTCGGCTTCGAGGTGGTCCCGCTCTCGGGCGGCACGCGGCCCCCGTTCGACGTGCTGCGCGACCGGTTGCTCGGCAACGGCGTGGTGTGCCTGATGGCCGACCGGGACATGACCCGGACAGGAGTGCCGGTCGACTTCTTCGGCGAGCCGAGCAGGCTGCCCGCGGGCCCGGCCAAACTCGCGCTGACGACCGGAGCCGCGCTGCTGCCGGTGCACTGCTGGTTCGAACCCGACGACTGGGGCATGCAGGTCTATCCGGAACTGGACACCTCGTCCGGGGACGTCATCGCCATCACCCAGGCCCTGGCCGACCGGTTCGCGACCAACATCGCCGCCCACCCCGAGGACTGGCACATGATGCAGCCGCAGTGGCTGGCCGACCTGTCCGACGAGCGCCGGGCCCGCCTGGAGTCTTACGGATGA
- a CDS encoding GAF and ANTAR domain-containing protein, translating to MIDPAGMEAAHLRVAELVQGLHNRSDTDSDTVVAELAEIAAVEIPGAQYAGITLSRNANRIETPAATHHWPLLLDKIQQQHLEGPCLTAAWEERVVHVPDLQTEERFPNYRRDALAETPIRAIMAFQLFIADETLGALNVYAETADAFTPESRTLGLIFAAHSSVAWNSARREDQFKRALASRDMIGQAKGMIMERYHVDAVQAFELLRKLSQDTNVPLIKVATELVADAQASTA from the coding sequence ATGATCGATCCAGCCGGCATGGAGGCCGCACATCTACGGGTGGCCGAACTTGTCCAGGGACTGCACAACAGGTCCGACACCGACTCCGACACCGTCGTGGCCGAGTTGGCCGAGATCGCCGCTGTTGAGATCCCCGGTGCGCAGTACGCCGGAATCACTTTGAGCCGCAATGCCAATCGCATCGAGACCCCGGCGGCGACACATCACTGGCCGCTACTGCTGGACAAGATCCAGCAGCAGCACCTGGAAGGGCCCTGCCTGACAGCGGCGTGGGAGGAACGGGTTGTCCACGTCCCCGACCTGCAGACCGAGGAGCGTTTCCCGAACTACCGGCGCGACGCGCTGGCAGAGACACCCATTCGCGCGATCATGGCGTTTCAGCTGTTCATCGCCGACGAAACGCTGGGTGCATTGAACGTCTACGCCGAAACGGCCGATGCCTTCACCCCCGAGTCGCGCACTCTCGGACTCATCTTCGCCGCGCACTCGTCGGTTGCCTGGAATTCCGCGCGCCGCGAAGACCAGTTCAAGCGCGCGCTGGCCAGCCGGGACATGATCGGCCAGGCGAAAGGCATGATCATGGAGCGCTACCACGTGGACGCCGTCCAGGCCTTCGAGTTGTTGCGCAAGCTGTCCCAGGACACCAACGTGCCGCTGATCAAGGTGGCCACCGAACTGGTCGCCGACGCGCAGGCGTCGACCGCCTGA
- a CDS encoding PaaI family thioesterase → MSTNSAADTHVGTGSDARLGTGVDARVGTGFDARVGGGFNPPKPTDRGGPDYGRFVEAVRALQDHARAADAPDTVITEAADLIEKASALLAPFDADEWSSPSGRRMDLPNRGNILSPPVDLHVTEDGRVRGTARFRRYHLGRNGAAHGGAVAHLFDSLLGFTAFKLSGSKAQRTAFLHVDYRKIALIGAELQVNAGIDDIVDRKIFVSGRLLDGDQVLAEAHSLFVRLKPGQP, encoded by the coding sequence GTGAGCACCAACAGCGCGGCTGACACACACGTCGGTACTGGATCCGACGCCCGCCTCGGTACTGGAGTCGACGCCCGCGTCGGTACTGGATTCGACGCCCGCGTCGGTGGAGGTTTCAATCCGCCGAAACCCACCGACCGCGGGGGACCGGACTACGGGCGTTTCGTCGAGGCGGTGCGGGCACTGCAGGATCACGCGCGCGCCGCGGATGCCCCCGACACGGTGATCACCGAGGCCGCCGACCTGATCGAGAAAGCGTCGGCGCTGCTGGCGCCGTTCGACGCCGACGAATGGTCCTCGCCGTCGGGCCGCCGGATGGACCTGCCCAACCGCGGCAACATCCTCAGCCCGCCGGTCGACCTGCACGTCACCGAGGACGGCCGGGTCCGCGGCACCGCCCGGTTCCGCCGCTATCACCTGGGCCGCAACGGCGCCGCGCACGGCGGCGCGGTGGCCCACCTGTTCGACTCGCTGCTCGGTTTCACCGCGTTCAAGCTCAGCGGCAGCAAGGCCCAGCGCACCGCGTTCCTGCACGTCGACTACCGCAAGATCGCGCTGATCGGTGCCGAGCTGCAGGTCAACGCCGGCATCGACGACATCGTCGACCGCAAGATCTTCGTGTCGGGGCGTCTGCTCGACGGCGACCAGGTGCTGGCCGAGGCCCATTCGCTGTTCGTCAGACTCAAGCCGGGGCAGCCGTGA
- a CDS encoding GAF domain-containing protein, with product MVLNHGAASVVHHGRVGEIDEAEPDGGLRAVRGTLSQLRLHELLNEVQDRVEQIIKGRDRLDGLVEAMLVVTSGLELDATLRTIVHTAIDLVDAQYGALGVRGSEDELVEFVYEGIDEATRDLIGHLPEGRGVLGVLIDDPKPIRLEDISAHAASVGFPPNHPPMRTFLGVPVRIRDEVFGNLYLTDKIGGEPFSEDDEVLVEALAAAAGIAIENARLYEQSRARQEWIAATRDIGTELLSGTDPAGVFRLVAETAHKLSGARTTMVAIPEDPDLPAEEVDELTVAAWAGLIDGVPPPIPVAGTAVGAAFTQRLPGRFSGEDVGIGGVTGPALVLPLRATDAVPGVLIAVRDGGAQTFSIDELDMMTAFADQAALAWQLASTQHRMRELSILTDRDRIARDLHDHVIQRLFAVGLSLQGTIARARSDEVQQRLSGCVDDLQDVIQEIRTTIFDLHGGSSAITRLRQRLDEAVAAFPESGIRASAQYVGPLSVVDATLADHAEAVVREAVSNVVRHSGATALTVLVTVDDDLSIEVVDNGRGIDADVTGSGLANLSQRAVEVGGSFTVRARPDGGTTLTWRAPLP from the coding sequence ATGGTCCTCAACCACGGCGCCGCGTCCGTGGTGCACCATGGTCGTGTGGGGGAGATCGACGAGGCCGAACCTGACGGCGGGCTGCGCGCGGTGCGCGGCACCCTGTCCCAGCTTCGGCTGCACGAGCTTCTCAACGAGGTGCAGGACCGCGTCGAGCAGATCATCAAGGGCCGCGACCGACTCGACGGCCTGGTCGAGGCGATGCTGGTGGTCACCTCGGGTCTGGAGCTCGACGCCACGCTGCGCACCATCGTGCACACCGCGATCGACCTGGTCGACGCGCAGTACGGCGCGCTCGGGGTGCGGGGTTCCGAGGATGAACTCGTCGAGTTCGTCTACGAAGGCATCGACGAGGCCACCAGAGACCTGATCGGGCATCTCCCGGAAGGCCGAGGAGTGCTCGGGGTGCTCATCGACGACCCCAAACCCATTCGTCTGGAGGATATCTCGGCCCATGCTGCGTCGGTGGGCTTCCCGCCGAACCATCCGCCGATGCGCACCTTTCTCGGTGTCCCGGTGCGCATCCGCGACGAGGTGTTCGGCAACCTGTATCTGACCGACAAGATCGGCGGCGAGCCGTTCAGCGAGGACGACGAGGTCCTGGTCGAGGCGCTGGCCGCCGCGGCGGGCATCGCGATCGAGAACGCCCGCCTCTACGAGCAGTCGCGTGCCCGGCAGGAGTGGATCGCGGCCACCCGCGACATCGGCACCGAGTTGTTGTCGGGCACCGATCCCGCCGGGGTGTTCCGCCTCGTCGCCGAGACCGCGCACAAGCTCAGCGGGGCCCGCACCACCATGGTGGCGATCCCGGAGGATCCGGACCTGCCGGCCGAGGAGGTGGACGAACTCACCGTGGCGGCCTGGGCCGGTCTCATCGACGGCGTGCCGCCGCCCATTCCCGTCGCGGGCACCGCGGTCGGTGCCGCGTTCACCCAGCGGCTGCCGGGCAGGTTCAGCGGCGAGGACGTCGGCATCGGCGGTGTGACGGGGCCGGCCCTGGTGCTGCCGCTACGGGCCACCGATGCCGTTCCCGGCGTGTTGATCGCGGTGAGAGATGGTGGCGCACAGACGTTCTCGATCGACGAGCTGGACATGATGACGGCATTCGCCGACCAGGCCGCGCTGGCGTGGCAATTGGCCAGCACGCAACACCGGATGCGCGAACTCAGCATCCTGACCGACCGGGACCGCATCGCCCGGGATCTGCACGACCACGTGATCCAACGGCTGTTCGCCGTCGGACTGTCGTTGCAGGGCACGATCGCGCGCGCACGCTCCGACGAAGTGCAGCAACGGCTTTCCGGCTGCGTGGACGACCTGCAGGATGTGATCCAAGAGATCCGCACGACGATCTTCGACCTGCACGGCGGTTCCTCGGCGATCACCCGGCTGCGCCAGCGGCTCGACGAGGCGGTGGCCGCCTTCCCTGAATCGGGGATCCGCGCCTCGGCGCAGTACGTCGGCCCGCTCTCGGTGGTCGACGCGACACTGGCCGATCACGCCGAGGCCGTGGTGCGCGAAGCGGTCAGCAACGTTGTTCGCCACTCCGGTGCGACGGCGCTCACGGTGCTGGTCACCGTCGACGACGATCTGTCGATCGAAGTCGTCGACAACGGCAGGGGAATCGACGCCGACGTCACCGGAAGCGGGCTGGCGAATCTGTCGCAACGTGCCGTGGAGGTGGGCGGCTCCTTCACCGTGCGGGCGCGTCCGGATGGCGGCACCACGCTGACGTGGCGTGCCCCGTTACCGTGA
- a CDS encoding aldo/keto reductase, which yields MTAAPAPTFALGGELTVNRLGFGAMRLTGKGVWGPPADRDECLRVLRRAVELGVDFIDTADSYGPYVSEELIREALHPYDGVVIATKAGLLRTGPDVWEPLGFPAYLRQECELSLRRLGVDTIDLFQLHRIDSKFPAEDQIGELTALQQEGKIRHIGLSEVDADQLAAARAIAPIVSVQNMYNLTTRGSEPVLEVCEAEQIAFIPWFPLAAGPLAAPDGPLQRIAAEHGATPSQLALAWLLHRSPVMLPIPGTSKVAHLEENVAAAAIELTDAEFETLSNAGAAAG from the coding sequence GTGACTGCTGCCCCCGCGCCGACCTTCGCCCTCGGCGGTGAGCTCACCGTCAACCGTCTCGGGTTCGGCGCGATGCGGCTGACCGGCAAGGGCGTCTGGGGGCCGCCTGCCGACCGGGACGAATGCCTTCGGGTGCTGCGCCGGGCCGTCGAGCTCGGGGTCGACTTCATCGACACCGCGGACTCCTACGGCCCGTATGTCAGCGAGGAGCTGATCCGCGAGGCGCTGCATCCCTACGACGGCGTGGTCATCGCGACCAAGGCCGGGCTGCTGCGCACCGGCCCGGACGTCTGGGAGCCGCTCGGGTTCCCGGCCTACCTGCGCCAAGAGTGCGAGCTGAGTCTGCGCCGGCTCGGCGTGGACACCATCGACCTGTTCCAGCTGCACCGCATCGACTCGAAGTTCCCGGCCGAAGACCAGATCGGTGAACTGACCGCGCTGCAGCAGGAGGGCAAGATCCGGCACATCGGACTGTCGGAGGTCGACGCCGACCAACTGGCCGCCGCCCGTGCGATCGCGCCGATCGTGTCCGTGCAGAACATGTACAACCTCACGACGCGCGGCTCCGAGCCGGTGCTGGAGGTGTGCGAAGCCGAGCAGATCGCGTTCATCCCGTGGTTCCCGCTGGCTGCGGGCCCGCTGGCGGCGCCTGACGGCCCGCTGCAGCGCATCGCCGCCGAGCACGGGGCCACCCCGTCGCAGCTCGCGCTGGCCTGGTTGCTGCACCGTTCACCGGTGATGCTGCCCATCCCCGGCACCTCCAAGGTCGCCCATCTGGAGGAGAACGTTGCCGCGGCGGCCATCGAATTGACCGACGCCGAGTTCGAGACACTGAGCAACGCCGGCGCCGCCGCGGGCTGA
- a CDS encoding NUDIX hydrolase, whose translation MIPWVTAVVIAVLVAVILLTVGWAYQTANRLDRLHVRYDLSWQALDGALARRAVVARAVAVEAYGGGPEGRRLAARAAAAERAPRSGREAAENELSAALARVDPASLPLPLVAELADAEARVVLGRRFHNDAVRDTLALRERPLVRALRLGGTAALPTYFEIAEGGELSAREPAPVSKRTSARVVLLDGDGAVLLLCGSDPAAAGGDMPAPRWWFTIGGAAQEGESLAQAAVRELHEETGLLLAPEDVVGPVWRRDAVIDFNGSVMRSEELYFVHRTARFEPSAAGRSGLERSYIHGHRWCDAATIDSLVTQGETVYPRQLGELLAEANALADAGAPPDGPPRAIR comes from the coding sequence GTGATCCCGTGGGTGACCGCGGTCGTCATCGCGGTGCTGGTCGCGGTGATCCTGCTGACCGTCGGCTGGGCCTACCAGACGGCGAACCGGCTGGACCGGCTGCACGTGCGCTATGACCTGTCGTGGCAGGCGCTCGACGGGGCGCTGGCTCGGCGCGCGGTGGTGGCCAGGGCGGTGGCCGTCGAGGCCTACGGCGGGGGACCGGAGGGCAGACGGCTGGCCGCGCGGGCCGCCGCCGCCGAGCGGGCGCCCCGGTCGGGACGCGAAGCCGCCGAGAACGAGTTGTCGGCCGCGCTGGCGCGGGTGGACCCGGCGTCGCTGCCGTTGCCGCTGGTCGCCGAACTGGCCGACGCCGAGGCACGCGTGGTGCTGGGCCGCCGCTTCCACAACGACGCGGTGCGCGACACCCTCGCCCTGCGCGAGCGTCCGCTGGTGCGGGCGCTGCGCCTGGGCGGGACCGCGGCGCTGCCGACCTATTTCGAGATCGCCGAGGGTGGGGAGCTGTCGGCCCGGGAGCCCGCCCCGGTGAGCAAGCGGACGTCGGCCCGGGTGGTCCTGCTCGACGGCGACGGTGCGGTGCTGCTGCTGTGCGGATCCGATCCGGCCGCGGCGGGCGGGGACATGCCCGCCCCGCGCTGGTGGTTCACCATCGGCGGCGCCGCGCAGGAAGGGGAGTCGCTGGCCCAGGCCGCGGTGCGCGAACTACACGAGGAGACCGGGCTGCTGCTGGCGCCGGAGGACGTCGTGGGTCCGGTGTGGCGACGCGACGCCGTCATCGACTTCAACGGCTCGGTGATGCGCAGCGAGGAACTGTACTTCGTGCACCGCACCGCCCGGTTCGAGCCGTCGGCCGCCGGTCGCTCCGGGCTGGAGCGCAGCTACATCCACGGTCACCGCTGGTGCGACGCGGCGACGATCGACAGTCTGGTCACCCAGGGGGAGACCGTGTACCCGCGGCAATTGGGGGAGCTTCTCGCCGAGGCCAACGCGCTCGCCGACGCGGGTGCGCCGCCGGACGGGCCGCCGCGCGCCATCCGGTGA
- a CDS encoding HIT domain-containing protein, whose amino-acid sequence MKRTRGDVDSEDTIVDRGVGDPDQLQRLWTPHRMTYIVDAVKAGPETSSEPFTDIPNMSDEDGLVVARGELVYAVLNLYPYNPGHLMVVPYRRVAELESLTVAESAELMAFTQKAIRVMKAVSRPHGFNVGLNLGTSAGGSLSEHLHMHVVPRWGGDANFITVIGDSKVIPQLLRDTRRLLAAEWDRQQ is encoded by the coding sequence CTGAAGCGGACGAGGGGTGACGTGGACTCCGAGGACACGATCGTAGACCGCGGTGTCGGCGACCCCGATCAGCTGCAGCGGCTCTGGACACCGCACCGGATGACCTACATCGTCGATGCGGTGAAGGCGGGTCCGGAGACGTCGTCGGAACCGTTCACCGACATCCCGAACATGTCCGACGAGGACGGGCTGGTCGTCGCGCGCGGCGAGCTCGTGTACGCGGTGCTCAACCTCTACCCGTACAACCCGGGTCACCTGATGGTGGTCCCGTACCGGCGGGTGGCCGAGCTGGAGAGCCTCACCGTGGCCGAGAGCGCGGAGCTGATGGCGTTCACGCAGAAGGCCATCCGGGTGATGAAGGCGGTGTCACGCCCGCACGGCTTCAACGTCGGCCTCAACCTGGGCACCTCGGCCGGCGGATCGCTGTCCGAACACCTGCACATGCATGTGGTGCCGCGCTGGGGCGGGGACGCCAACTTCATCACCGTCATCGGCGACTCCAAGGTCATCCCGCAACTGCTGCGGGACACCCGCCGGTTGCTGGCCGCCGAGTGGGACAGGCAGCAGTGA
- the pdxS gene encoding pyridoxal 5'-phosphate synthase lyase subunit PdxS, producing the protein MAEMLKGGVIMDVVTPEQARIAEGAGAVAVMALERVPADIRAQGGVSRMSDPDMIEGIIDAVTIPVMAKARIGHFVEAQILQSLGVDYVDESEVLTPADYTNHIDKWRFTVPFVCGATNLGEALRRITEGAAMIRSKGEAGTGDVSNATTHMRKIGGEIRRLTSLSEDELYVAAKELQAPYDLVVEVARAGKLPVTLFTAGGIATPADAAMMMQLGAEGVFVGSGIFKSGNPAERAAAIVKATTFYDDPDVLAKVSRGLGEAMVGINVDDIPQPHRLAERGW; encoded by the coding sequence ATGGCCGAGATGCTCAAGGGCGGCGTGATCATGGACGTGGTCACCCCTGAGCAGGCGCGTATCGCCGAGGGCGCGGGCGCGGTCGCGGTGATGGCGCTGGAACGGGTTCCGGCCGACATCCGGGCTCAGGGCGGGGTGTCGCGGATGAGCGACCCCGACATGATCGAGGGCATCATCGACGCGGTCACCATCCCGGTGATGGCCAAGGCGCGGATCGGTCATTTCGTCGAGGCGCAGATCCTGCAGAGCCTGGGCGTGGACTACGTCGACGAGTCCGAGGTGCTGACCCCGGCCGACTACACCAACCACATCGACAAGTGGCGCTTCACCGTGCCGTTCGTGTGCGGCGCGACCAACCTGGGCGAGGCGCTGCGCCGGATCACCGAGGGCGCGGCGATGATCCGCTCCAAGGGCGAGGCCGGTACCGGCGATGTGTCCAACGCCACCACCCACATGCGCAAGATCGGCGGCGAGATCCGCCGGCTGACGTCGCTGTCGGAGGACGAGCTGTACGTCGCGGCCAAGGAATTGCAGGCGCCCTACGATCTGGTCGTCGAGGTGGCGCGGGCCGGCAAGCTGCCGGTGACGCTGTTCACCGCCGGTGGCATCGCGACCCCGGCCGACGCGGCGATGATGATGCAGCTCGGCGCCGAGGGCGTGTTCGTCGGGTCGGGCATCTTCAAGTCCGGGAACCCGGCCGAACGGGCGGCGGCCATCGTCAAGGCCACCACGTTCTACGACGACCCCGACGTGCTGGCCAAGGTGTCACGCGGACTCGGCGAGGCGATGGTCGGCATCAACGTCGACGACATCCCGCAGCCGCACCGCTTGGCCGAGCGCGGCTGGTAA
- the thrS gene encoding threonine--tRNA ligase → MSAPARPAPVAPIRVAAGTTAGQAVRDAGLPSRGASDAVVVVRDPEGRLRDLSWIPDADVEVEPVAADTDDGRSVIRHSAAHVLAQAVQDMFPEAKLGIGPPITDGFYYDFEVAEPFTPEHLEALEKRMRKIVKDGQLFERRVFESKDQAREELADEPYKLELIDDKSGDLESSDEIMEIGGDELTAYDNLNPRTRERVWGDLCRGPHIPTTRYIPAFKLTRSSAAYWRGDQNNASLQRIYGTAWESQEALDRHLELIEEALKRDHRKLGVELDLFSFPDELGSGLPVFHPKGGVVRRELEEYSRRKHIEAGYEFVNTPHITKEQLYITSGHLEWYADGMFPPMQIDAEYNEDGTVRKPGQDYYLKPMNCPMHHLIYRSRGRSYRELPLRLFEFGSVYRYEKSGVVHGLTRVRGMTQDDAHIYCTREEMRDELARLLQFVLELLADYGLNDFYLELSTKDPEKFVGSDELWEEATETLREVAESSGLQLVPDPGGAAFYGPKISVQVRDALGRNWQMSTIQLDFNMPDRFELEYTSPDGTRKRPVLIHRALFGSIERFFGVLTEHYAGAFPAWLAPVQVVGIPVADDHIPYLEGLVSRLRGLGIRAEVDTSDDRMAKKIVNHTNQKVPFMLLAGDRDVEAGAVSFRFGDRTQINGVPSDRAVEAIVDWVRRRENAVPTAELVEINAEADEG, encoded by the coding sequence ATGAGCGCCCCCGCCCGCCCCGCCCCCGTAGCCCCGATCCGGGTCGCTGCCGGGACGACCGCCGGGCAGGCGGTGCGTGACGCCGGCTTGCCGTCCCGCGGCGCGTCCGACGCCGTCGTCGTCGTGCGCGACCCCGAGGGTCGGTTGCGGGACCTGTCCTGGATTCCCGACGCCGACGTCGAGGTGGAGCCGGTTGCCGCCGACACCGACGACGGCCGCAGCGTGATCCGGCACTCGGCGGCCCACGTGCTGGCCCAGGCGGTCCAGGACATGTTCCCCGAGGCCAAGCTCGGCATCGGCCCGCCGATCACCGACGGCTTCTACTACGACTTCGAGGTCGCCGAGCCGTTCACCCCCGAACATCTCGAGGCCCTCGAGAAGCGGATGCGCAAGATCGTCAAGGACGGTCAGCTGTTCGAGCGCCGGGTGTTCGAATCCAAGGACCAGGCCCGCGAGGAACTCGCCGACGAGCCGTACAAGCTCGAGCTCATCGACGACAAGTCCGGGGACCTGGAGTCATCGGACGAGATAATGGAGATAGGCGGCGACGAACTGACCGCCTACGACAACCTCAATCCCCGTACCCGCGAACGGGTGTGGGGCGATCTCTGCCGCGGCCCGCACATCCCGACCACCCGCTACATCCCGGCGTTCAAGCTGACCCGCAGCTCGGCGGCCTACTGGCGCGGCGACCAGAACAACGCCAGCCTGCAGCGCATCTACGGCACCGCGTGGGAGTCGCAGGAGGCACTCGACCGCCACCTGGAGCTGATCGAGGAAGCGCTCAAGCGCGACCACCGCAAGCTCGGCGTGGAGCTGGACCTGTTCAGCTTCCCCGACGAACTGGGTTCGGGCCTACCGGTTTTCCATCCCAAGGGCGGAGTGGTGCGTCGCGAGCTGGAGGAGTACTCGCGGCGCAAGCACATCGAGGCCGGCTACGAGTTCGTCAACACCCCGCACATCACCAAGGAACAGCTCTACATCACCTCCGGGCACCTGGAGTGGTACGCCGACGGCATGTTCCCGCCGATGCAGATCGACGCGGAGTACAACGAGGACGGCACGGTGCGCAAGCCCGGGCAGGACTACTACCTCAAGCCGATGAACTGCCCGATGCACCACCTGATCTACCGGTCGCGGGGGCGTTCCTACCGCGAACTGCCGTTGCGGCTCTTCGAGTTCGGCAGCGTGTACCGCTACGAGAAGTCCGGCGTGGTCCACGGGCTGACCCGGGTGCGCGGCATGACCCAGGACGACGCGCACATCTACTGCACCCGCGAGGAGATGCGCGACGAGCTGGCCCGGCTGTTGCAGTTCGTGCTGGAACTGCTGGCCGACTACGGGCTCAACGACTTCTATCTGGAGCTCTCGACCAAGGATCCCGAGAAGTTCGTCGGCTCCGACGAGCTGTGGGAGGAAGCCACCGAGACGCTGCGCGAAGTGGCCGAATCCTCGGGGCTGCAACTGGTTCCCGATCCCGGTGGCGCGGCGTTCTACGGTCCGAAGATCTCGGTGCAGGTGCGCGACGCGCTGGGACGCAACTGGCAGATGTCGACGATCCAGCTGGACTTCAACATGCCCGACCGCTTCGAGCTGGAGTACACCAGCCCTGATGGGACACGTAAGCGGCCGGTGCTGATCCACCGTGCGCTGTTCGGGTCGATCGAACGGTTCTTCGGGGTGCTCACCGAGCACTACGCCGGCGCGTTCCCGGCCTGGCTGGCGCCGGTGCAGGTGGTCGGCATCCCGGTCGCCGACGACCACATCCCGTACCTGGAGGGGCTGGTGAGCCGGCTGCGCGGGCTCGGCATCCGCGCCGAGGTGGACACCAGTGACGACCGGATGGCCAAGAAGATCGTCAACCACACGAACCAGAAGGTGCCGTTCATGCTGCTGGCCGGCGACCGCGACGTCGAGGCCGGAGCCGTTTCGTTCCGGTTCGGGGACCGCACGCAGATCAACGGCGTGCCGAGCGACCGAGCCGTCGAGGCCATCGTGGACTGGGTGCGCCGCCGCGAGAACGCGGTTCCCACAGCGGAACTCGTCGAGATCAACGCTGAAGCGGACGAGGGGTGA